Proteins found in one Drosophila busckii strain San Diego stock center, stock number 13000-0081.31 chromosome 2R, ASM1175060v1, whole genome shotgun sequence genomic segment:
- the LOC108597189 gene encoding glyceraldehyde-3-phosphate dehydrogenase 2, whose translation MSKIGINGFGRIGRLVLRAAVDKGAAVVAVNDPFIDVDYMVYLFKFDSTHGRFKGTVTAEAGFLVVNGQKIKVFSERDPANINWASAGAEYIVESTGVFTTIDKASVHLKGGAKKVIISAPSADAPMFVCGVNLEAYSPDMKVVSNASCTTNCLAPLAKVINDNFEIVEGLMTTVHATTATQKTVDGPSGKLWRDGRGAAQNIIPASTGAAKAVGKVIPALNGKLTGMAFRVPTPNVSVVDLTVRLGKGASYDEIKAKVQEAANGPLKGILGYTDEEVVSTDFLSDTHSSVFDAKAGISLNDKFVKLISWYDNEFGYSNRVIDLIKYMQTKD comes from the exons atgtcgaAGATCGGTATTAACGGATTCGGACGTATTGGCCGCCTGGTGCTGCGTGCCGCCGTCGATAAGGGCGCTGCAGTTGTTGCG GTTAACGATCCCTTCATCGATGTGGACTACATGGTCTACCTTTTCAAGTTCGACTCCACCCATGGACGTTTCAAGGGCACCGTTACCGCTGAGGCCGGTTTCCTGGTCGTCAACGGCCAGAAGATCAAGGTGTTCAGCGAACGCGACCCCGCCAACATCAACTGGGCCAGCGCTGGCGCTGAGTACATTGTTGAGTCCACTGGTGTCTTCACCACCATCGACAAGGCCTCCGTGCACTTGAAGGGTGGTGCCAAGAAGGTCATCATCTCGGCCCCCTCTGCTGATGCCCCCATGTTCGTGTGCGGTGTCAACTTGGAAGCCTACAGCCCCGACATGAAGGTCGTGTCCAACGCTTCCTGCACCACCAACTGCTTGGCTCCATTGGCCAAGGTTATCAACGATAACTTCGAGATCGTTGAGGGTCTGATGACCACCGTGCATGCCACCACAGCCACCCAGAAGACTGTTGATGGCCCTTCTGGCAAGTTGTGGCGTGATGGTCGCGGTGCTGCCCAGAACATCATTCCAGCTTCAACTGGCGCTGCCAAGGCCGTCGGCAAGGTCATTCCTGCTTTGAACGGCAAATTGACTGGCATGGCTTTCCGCGTGCCCACCCCCAATGTGTCCGTTGTGGACTTGACTGTGCGTCTGGGCAAGGGCGCCAGCTACGATGAGATCAAGGCTAAGGTGCAGGAGGCTGCCAATGGACCCCTGAAGGGCATTTTGGGCTACACCGACGAGGAGGTTGTCTCCACCGACTTCCTCAGCGACACTCACTCGTCCGTGTTCGATGCTAAGGCCGGCATCTCGTTGAACGATAAGTTCGTGAAGCTCATTTCCTGGTACGACAACGAGTTCGGTTACTCCAACCGTGTTATTGACTTGATCAAATACATGCAAACTAAGGATTAA